ACGGTGCCCTCTCGCCACCCAGCACGGGCCACCGACGGATCCAGTACGTGGTGTGTCTGCGGTTGTCACAGCGCCAGTTCCGGCCTGACTCCTCGGTCCGCCGCTCCCGCGCGTCCGTCCGCCCCGCCTCCGCCGTCACCAGCGGGTTGGCGCAGGCCGAAGTGGCGATCGCGGAGATCAGATGCTCCTCGTCGAGGAGGGTCGCCCGGAATCCGGCTCCGGTGAGTCGGCTCGCGAGGTGATCGGCGGCACGCACAACACACTTCTGCGCTCCGACCAGACCGCCCCCGCGCGCGGCCACGGCTTCCGGGCACAGTTCCGGGTCGAGCTTCAAAGCGATCCAGGTGATGCGTACGGCCGGCGCACCTGTCTGCTCCTGCAGGGGCGCGTAGTTGGCGACGGCCACGGACTGCCGGGGCAGATGGATCGCGGGCGCGGGCTGGGTGTGGAGCACGACCTGCGCCGACTCCAGCCGGATACCGTCCACTTCCAGGGCGTCGTACACCAGAGAGAGCGGCAACGGCTGTCTGTTCCGCTCGGCCCGCAGTGCGGTGGCGTCGGCCTCGACATGCAGGACCGCCGTGACGAACGTACCGTCCCCGACGATTCCGACAGACCGGCGGTCACGGCCGGCGTACGTGTACGTCCGCAGACTCGGGTCGCACTCCAGGGCCGGCACCAACCCGGGCTCCGCGCCCTCCGGAATCGGCGTACTCGCCGCCCGCCTCTGCCGCGCACGCAACGCCTGCGCCGTGGCCAGCCATTCGGGCAGGGAACGGCCGCGGCGACGGAGGAAGGAGACCAGCACCAGACAGACGGCGAGGGCAGCCGCAGGCGCCAGAGCCAAGGGATCGATCACCCATCCGACGAGCAGGACGGCGGCCGCGATCTCGAACAGGACAAGGCGTTGCAACCGGAATGCCCCGGCCCGCCCCGAACGCACCTTGGAGTGGAGTGCGCCCGGCGAGGCCGGCCGCTGCGCCGGTCCTCGTGGGGGCGCCGCGGCGCCCCGTGTCCGCGATCGGTCACGGGACCGGGCGCGCGTTCCGGATGCCATCACTCCATCCCCCCGTTTCGCCGGCAACCGCCGGTACTTCAGCACCGCACAAGGCCCTTGACGGCCCGGATACCCTACTCGCTCCGCAAGTCCCCGCGGATACCAGGCATAGTAGGGGGCCGCTCTGACACCGGGGGCGGGGACCATGTCACGCCTGGCGAGCGCGACACATGTGACACGGGGAGAGACAGGCACAGATGGCATCTCGGCGCGACCAGCTCAATGCCTACACTTTCGCGAAACGCCGCATGCTCGCGGCCTTCCTGCAGTCGTCGCCCGACGGTTCGGAGGAAGGGGCGCCTCGTCCACTGCGCGCGGTCGTCCCCGGCGTCATCGTGGGTGTGGTCGTCATGGCCGTGTTCGGGGCCTGGGGCATGTTCAAGCCCACCGCGCCCAAGGGCTGGAACGAGCCCAACGCCAAGGTGATCGTCGCCAGCGACTCGACCACGCGCTACGTCGTCCTGAAGACCGGCGACCAGGTCCAGCTGCACCCGGTCCTCAACATGGCGTCCGCCAAGCTGCTCCTCAACGAGGGCCAGGGCGAGGTGGTGACCGTCGCCGAGTCCGTCCTCGAC
This genomic stretch from Streptomyces sp. Go-475 harbors:
- the eccE gene encoding type VII secretion protein EccE; amino-acid sequence: MASGTRARSRDRSRTRGAAAPPRGPAQRPASPGALHSKVRSGRAGAFRLQRLVLFEIAAAVLLVGWVIDPLALAPAAALAVCLVLVSFLRRRGRSLPEWLATAQALRARQRRAASTPIPEGAEPGLVPALECDPSLRTYTYAGRDRRSVGIVGDGTFVTAVLHVEADATALRAERNRQPLPLSLVYDALEVDGIRLESAQVVLHTQPAPAIHLPRQSVAVANYAPLQEQTGAPAVRITWIALKLDPELCPEAVAARGGGLVGAQKCVVRAADHLASRLTGAGFRATLLDEEHLISAIATSACANPLVTAEAGRTDARERRTEESGRNWRCDNRRHTTYWIRRWPVLGGERAPSLPQLVALVTAVPTLATTFSLTLRRGERKEVSVCGHLRVTGRSDDELVAARRAVQAAARHTGMGLARLDREQVPGMLATLPLGGAR